ACTCGACTTTTCAAAGACTTTCTGCTTAGGTATTTAATATCCTGACCTGACCATTCCTAGAATTCATTAAATGTTCCAAGTGGAATGTCAACCACTTGCTTAAAGACCGCCCCCGAGAGCACCCATAAATTCTCTTGGTCTCTCTGTCCCTAGCAATGGTCCTCCACAGTAGAAAGCTTTGGTTTTCATTCTTCTGCTCTTGCCTAGAATCCACAGATTATCCCAGGTAAACATTTGTTGGCTCACCTCTCTGAGGCTGTCCTATCTCTGGAGTTGTAGGGTCCCCGGGTGGGTACAGATAGTTTGTAATTTGGTCTAGATATACACTAGGCTGCTGGCTTGCCACAGGCTGTCCTGTTCCACCTGGAAACAGTTCTTTCTTCTGTACTTTTGAAAAGCTAGTCATTGCACATTTGGTGATAGGGAGCTAAACAAGACTCCTGTGCTTTAAGGGCtcataatttaacttttatgtgTTTAATTATGGCTGCGATTTTGACATAAGCCAATGTTGTTTTGTGAACTTCTGAAGGGtggaattacataaaataatttcttcataaGGGGGAATGGATGCCCACCTAGTCATGCAGAGATGGGACTTTAAACATGGGTATCTCCCCTTCCTCACTGAGTTAATAACTGAGACACAGATCACAGCAGAAATATTCATTGTTTCAATCACCCCTATCTGTCCAATTAGCTGAAGACCATGCAAATCTATCAGCCTGGAACTCAAAAGTCTGTGGGAAGACTTGCCAAGGCCTTCCTGGGAGACATGAAAATGACATGAAACACCTGAAAAATAGTGTGTCCAAGAAACTGAATAGGGCTTAGATGGAAGGAAGCCAGGAAGGGGACTGCTAAGACAGACCAGCCTTTGTACTTGACAGAGGGGAGTTATTTTAGGATGCAGGGATTGGGGCAAAGAAAGGCTGTCAATGAATTCCTAGGGCTAGAAGCATTCTTTTTGAATCTTAATTGTTTTTACAATACTTTGACTTTCCTAGTTAATGTCGGTACCCACTAAGTTTTAAGTAACTACTACTTGGAAATATCAGCCATGGATAGCTACTTTAAGGGAAAGTAGAGAAGGTGGTCATTTGTTCCTTTTTAGGCTAGTGTGTTAAGTGAGAAAGCAACTTATGCTTGATGGTGGCAACTGAAACTGAGTGACCAAATCCCAGGAAAAGAATAAAGCTCAAGGGGAGAAAATCTGACTCTGTGTTCAACTACTCCTTCCTACTCAGGGTCTCTTCttcaaatacttttctttctttatgtctgGGAGGTATGCCGCTTCTTTCCAATACAGGCCGCTGGTCTCACACATGGGTTAGGAGGGTCAGGAAGCCAGTTGTAAAAACAGGTTTCTTTCATAAGCTGCGTAAAGTCAGACTAACTGACAAAACCAGGCCCTGTGTACTTTGTACAAACTCTCTGTACGTGGCCATCCCTGGAACAACATTTCCATGTGTAAGGAAATGACTTTGACTTCCAAAGAGTACACTGAGACACAGGATAAACTGACTCTGGATAGCTCTGGAAATCCAGCATGGCAGAGTGGAAAACTAAGGTCATTCTAGAACTTGCTACATATCAGATGAGTGAGTATGAATAAGTAAGTGAATGAGCGtgagttaatgaatgaataaaaacataaacaaatatgtgaaaaagtCATTTGCACATGTTTGTAGAAATGTTTTGCAGGATTCAGGCCATTTACGTatgctttgtgtgttttttcgGAATGACAATTTCCAAGAGGAAAAAACTGCATTCATCAGGTGGGCTGGGCTTCTAATGATAGGAGCtaaattttcctcctttttgatCTTCCCTAGATAGGATTAGTTATGCAAGACTCTATTAAACTTTTGTCAATGAGTTGCTGGGCTTGTTTTCTGTCCTCCTTTACCTGAGATATGTCTGGATATGTTTCCCCATGGTTGGTTACCAGAGAGTAACTGTGTCCGTAAGAGTGACTTCCTGAACTCCCAGGCATGTGTGTACTTGCACCTTCACTTCCCTAAAATGTTCCctctctgaatgaatgaatgaatcacagAATGGGACTGGGAGTGGACAATTAGCCCAGGAAGCAGACACATTTATTACATGAAGCACATTATTTTATTGgggaaaacaggagagaagcccAGATTAGGGGGCATCAGGGAAAGGAATGAGGCAGAAACTGTGCGCCAGTCTCTGTGACCCTGCTTGTCAGGGTGGAACCCCAGAAAAAGCCCAGACACTTTCCTCACTTTGGGGAATGGATGGGCCTTAGCTGTGGCCATGCTGGAGCCTGGAGAGGATGAGGTCTCTCTCATGCCTACCTGGGAGAGCATCAGGGTGGGATATGGAAGAAGCCAAGGTGGTATGTGTGGGGAGGGGTATGATAGGAAGAAATCCTTACAGTGCTTCCTTACATCTTGGGCAGGAGGAGATGGGAGAGGAGGGTAGGCTCAAGagctggagggaaggagagaaggaagaagagaaggttCCATCTGATAGCCAGGATGGTGGAATATGTTAATATCCAGTCCATCCTTACTTCTGTTTACTCTTGGGGGCTTGCTGGGCTGAGGGACACTTCTGCTGGGCTGGAATGACGGTGCCCTTCGGTGGGCATTGCTTCTTGACCTGGGGAGCACATGGATCCTTGGTTTTGGGTGCACATGTCTCTTGACATTTAACAGGGGGTGGCTGACAAGGTTGCTTCACTTGCTGCTGCTGGGCCCTCTGGGGTGGgcagtgctgctgctgctgctgctgctgctgctgctgctgctgctgggaagACATTGC
This region of Macaca fascicularis isolate 582-1 chromosome 1, T2T-MFA8v1.1 genomic DNA includes:
- the SPRR4 gene encoding small proline-rich protein 4, which gives rise to MSSQQQQQQQQQQQQQHCPPQRAQQQQVKQPCQPPPVKCQETCAPKTKDPCAPQVKKQCPPKGTVIPAQQKCPSAQQAPKSKQK